The proteins below are encoded in one region of Hordeum vulgare subsp. vulgare chromosome 3H, MorexV3_pseudomolecules_assembly, whole genome shotgun sequence:
- the LOC123439643 gene encoding non-specific lipid-transfer protein 1-like, producing the protein MGFQTSRTLAALLLAALAAATLRGASAVVQCGQVTQLMAPCAPYLSGAPGMTPYGICCNSLGVLNQLAATTADRVAACNCVKVAASGFPAVDFSRAAALPAACGLSINFAVTPNMDCNQVTDEP; encoded by the exons ATGGGCTTCCAGACGAGCCGCACCCTAGCCGCGCTCCTCCTGGCGGCGCTGGCCGCCGCGACCCTGCGGGGAGCCTCGGCTGTGGTGCAGTGCGGCCAGGTGACGCAGCTGATGGCACCCTGCGCGCCGTACCTCAGCGGCGCCCCCGGGATGACGCCCTACGGCATCTGCTGCAACAGCCTCGGGGTGCTCAACCAgctcgccgccaccaccgccgacCGCGTCGCCGCCTGCAACTGCGTTAAGGTGGCCGCCAGCGGGTTCCCTGCCGTCGACTTCAGCCGTGCCGCGGCGCTCCCCGCCGCTTGCGGGCTCTCCATCAACTTCGCCGTCACCCCCAACATGGACTGCAACCA GGTTACGGATGAACCCTGA